A window from Plasmodium gaboni strain SY75 chromosome 9, whole genome shotgun sequence encodes these proteins:
- a CDS encoding hypothetical protein (conserved Plasmodium protein, unknown function) codes for MDDIYEQLKIIDYSLICFLHKYKIIHKYINYILSVSLNTIDDYNKLINKILCLYKQNVHNAVHNNISEFKTKLEKQKEQDKNINEIKEKLKKAVKLTKTNVKIKDDIQEEQKVPEIDPHLKIDLPYNIISLYKLRYYKNVFFKNYSTITKNDNYLNANEQRKNFLLKLKFSANVSKKNNNKTESDIFQDDHKNMLRILNENTFYNESQKLKEILIINKYLNKAKYIINNMPQFLCTIIEEFELTESNFHEHMYLFILLAVNKWFKKIIGECERFISYNKGHAYKKNNETNEIYKKFNEYMNDILQRGAEQTVLFNEEKCFYCYPSNLNFNMNTSFLTYYFFYMNKSLFNFVRGIYSYSIRKGEKNQDVKKKNKLILLNDDKEDNSVYMKSDIYNYNLYNEYSEIDYLNNLCFYLNNEKIYPNIFLICNYLLQEETKNVMNIIYEIQRGSFDLLILQDISIVIQLVLIFLKNLKNVFKEEIKRGNYQLDYMDKKDNIEEINENDKKKKNTDKISIKEKDQKIDEKNEKNEKNEKYEKNEKKEQYEKNEKYEKNEQYEENDEYEDFRKCISTTILNYSYSNDYDELLIPLRLMFLNILKFIHITIKSENRKFICTFWQKDYINEDEEKIEKIHDNEIQEMNNIKIMSKENIEKERDSIIRNKEDEQTNILYNTNSYDFLTCLKYECNENNCYLFNQSKNKKIYQNGDDNQNNNKNQNQNQNIYPQIYNNENINHVINKRILCYDFYKAVVENLKKVKHDIENKNNRDMYTGILLKKSKYKIDNNNNNNNKISNITTMKPKTSVTMKKRITQSTEIKGKISELKSAIKNDTNNVKSKNIIKDSEKNINSKVIKVKKNTTPIKINLEKNKETFGKKLTKVKLSDKK; via the exons ATGGATGACATATATGaacaattaaaaattattgaTTATAGCttaatatgttttttacataaatataaaataatacataaatacataaattaCATTCTAAGTGTATCCCTAAACACAATAGATGATTATaacaaattaataaataaaattttatgtctatataaacaaaatgtACACAATGCGGTTCATAATAACATAAGTGAATTCAAAACAAAACTggaaaaacaaaaagagcaa gacaaaaacataaatgaaataaaagaaaaattaaaaaaggCTGTAAAGTTGACCAAGACAAAtgtaaaaattaaagatGATATCCAAGAAGAACAa AAGGTACCAGAAATAGACCCTCACTTAAAAATAGATTTACCTTACAACATAATATCTCTATATAAGCTTcgatattataaaaatgtgtTCTTTAAGAACTACTCGACAATAACAAAGAATGATAACTACTTA AACGCAAACGAGCAGAGAAAGAATTTCCTTTTAAAATTGAAATTCTCAGCAAACGTTAGTAAgaagaataataataaaaccGAAAGTGATATATTTCAAGATgatcataaaaatatgctaaggatattaaatgaaaatactttttataatgaATCTCAAAAACTcaaagaaatattaattataaataaatatttaaacaaagccaaatatataatcaatAATATGCCTCAATTTTTATGTACTATAATTGAAGAGTTTGAATTAACAGAGTCTAATTTTCATGAACACATGTACTTGTTTATTCTTCTAGCTGTAAATAAGTGGTTTAAAAAA ATTATTGGAGAGTGTGAACgatttatttcatataacAAAGGACATGCATACAAAAAGAATAACGAGACAAAtgaaatttataaaaaattcaatGAATACATGAATGACATATTACAAAGAGGTGCAGAACAGACAGTATTGTTTAATGAAGAGAAATGTTTTTATTGTTATCCTTcaaatttaaattttaatatgaaCACGTCCtttttaacatattattttttctatatgAATAAAAGTTTGTTTAATTTTGTAAGAGGAATTTATAGCTATAGTATAAGAAAAGGAGAAAAAAATCAAGATGtcaaaaagaaaaataaattgatattattaaatgatgataaagaagataatagtgtatatatgaaaagtgatatttataattataatttgtATAATGAATATAGTGAAATagattatttaaataatttgtGTTTTTACCTGAacaatgaaaaaatatatccaaatatatttttgatatGCAATTATTTACTCCAAGAAGAAACGAAAAATGTAATGAACATAATTTATGAAATACAAAGAGGATCCTTTGATCTTCTTATATTACAAGATATTTCTATAGTTATACAATTagttttaatttttttaaaaaatttaaaaaatgtgtTCAAGGAAGAAATTAAGAGGGGAAATTATCAACTTGATTATATGGATAAAAAGGATAATATTgaagaaataaatgaaaatgataaaaaaaaaaaaaatactgATAAAATATCTATAAAGGAAAAAGACCAAAAAAtagatgaaaaaaatgaaaaaaatgaaaaaaatgaaaaatatgaaaaaaatgaaaaaaaagaacaatatgaaaaaaacgaaaaatatgaaaaaaatgaacaatatgaagaaaatgacGAATATGAAGATTTTCGTAAGTGTATTTCTACAACCATCCTAAATTATAGTTATTCAAATGACTATGATGAATTATTAATTCCTTTACGTTTAATGTTTTTAAACATTTTAAAGTTTATTCATATAACTATCAAAAGTGAGAATCgaaaatttatttgtaCCTTTTGGCAAAAGGACTATATTAATgaagatgaagaaaaaatagaaaaaatacatgataatgaaatacaagaaatgaataatattaaaataatgagtaaagaaaatatagaaaagGAAAGGGATAGtattataagaaataaagaagatgaacaaacaaatattttatataatactaATTCCTATGATTTTTTGACCtgtttaaaatatgaatgTAATGAAAATAACTGTTATCTTTTTAATCAAAgcaaaaataaaaaaatatatcaaaatgGAGATGATAATcaaaataacaataaaaatcaaaatcaaaatcaaaatatatatcctcaaatttataataacGAAAATATTAATCATGTCATAAATAAAAGGATATTGTGTTATGATTTTTACAAAGCTGTTGTAGAGAACTTAAAGAAAGTAAAACATgatattgaaaataaaaataacagAGACATGTATACAggtattttattaaaaaaaagcaaatataaaatagataataataataataataataataaaatatccAATATTACTACTATGAAACCTAAAACTAGTGTTACCATGAAGAAACGTATAACTCAAAGCACCGaaataaaaggaaaaattagtgaattaaaaagtgcgattaaaaatgatacaaataatgtgaaaagtaaaaatataataaaagattcagaaaaaaatataaactCTAAGGTGATAaaggtaaaaaaaaatacaacACCTATTAAGATCaatttagaaaaaaataaagaaacatttggaaaaaaattaacaaaaGTTAAACTATCTGATAAAAAGTAG
- a CDS encoding hypothetical protein (conserved Plasmodium protein, unknown function): MSTIRWVDLLSSESNFSHSKANNDEINEKLKKKKVIYKSETDLNNSFLNSYNGDLDNSNVGINLKIKNMCIKEKKDIKVDQKISQNICSNKKDTVIQKKNMNTNYDEKINVVHNIQSNDQIDKKEKEESMLNKINNFDNSTNAQSRLYNNNIEVTETKNSISHLDEKENNKNNNNNNNNILEKKKNNHSEENITNQDDVKLKVNLSYPEKKNNDHQENAENKNKELVTNISNSKEEKHNGLSVISSNEECIQNVYNSNNVIRTDKDSCKNTEDVSNRNKEKISEQSILKKKHVTDRNKEQSCRSRDSSKKRNSAAGSSKKVIGSVYNKKNIESLMVNVSENNKNDSLKMNQEKNIKYVEHSRKGKNKRKERNNNMENSILNNNNSISVLDYTVSHDVTLDDNNIPLNPTKKMKNKMKDLKNLQVNKNDDIFNMNKSKIFNSFKQVDNNNIGTNKVIEEENNTSIKENENIKFPRIQNMNTMIDKEDNPFYNVMNNNIDLEKFKNFNNNFINYIGDIRNNFNDSLCTANRNRVNSRLKEIAVGKSTKEYKNYVKLVKYEDRLEDDPATPNAYEDITNAKFQAKYNLWRKKLHKFDSLN; the protein is encoded by the exons ATGTCTACAATTAGATGGGTTGATCTGTTATCAAGCGAATCaa ATTTTTCGCACTCGAAGGCAAACAATGATGAGATcaatgaaaaattaaaaaaaaaaaaagttattTATAAATCTGAGACAGATTTAAATAATAGCtttttaaattcatataatgGAGATTTAGATAATAGTAATGTTGgaattaatttaaaaataaaaaatatgtgtattaaagaaaagaaaGATATAAAGGTAGATCAAAAAATAAGCCAAAATATTTGtagtaataaaaaagatacagttatacaaaaaaaaaatatgaacactaattatgatgaaaaaattaatgtTGTTCATAACATACAATCTAATGATCAGAtagataaaaaagaaaaagaagaaagtatgttaaataaaataaataattttgataaCAGCACAAATGCTCAAAGTagattatataataataatattgaagTTACTGAAACAAAAAATAGTATAAGTCATCTtgatgaaaaagaaaataataaaaataataataataataataataatatccttgagaaaaaaaaaaacaacCACAGTGAAGAAAACATTACAAATCAGGATGATGTAAAATTAAAAGTTAATTTGTCTTATCctgaaaaaaaaaataatgatcATCAAGAAAATGcagaaaataaaaataaagaacTTGTTACGAATATTTCCAATAGTAAGGAAGAAAAACATAATGGCCTATCAGTCATATCTTCAAATGAAGAATGCATCCAAAATGTTTATAACAGTAATAATGTTATAAGAACTGATAAAGATAGTTGTAAGAATACAGAAGATGTATCAAATagaaataaagaaaaaatatcaGAACAAAgcattttaaaaaaaaaacatgTCACTGATAGAAATAAAGAACAAAGTTGTAGATCCAGAGATTCTTccaaaaaaagaaatagCGCTGCTGGATCTTCGAAAAAGGTTATAGGATctgtatataataagaaaaatatagaatCATTAATGGTAAATGTCTCAgaaaataacaaaaatgattctttaaaaatgaatcaggaaaaaaatataaaatatgtagAACATAGTAGAAAgggaaaaaataaaagaaaagaacgaaataataatatggaaaatagtatactaaataataataatagtattTCTGTGTTGGATTATACTGTTTCTCATGATGTTACATtagatgataataatattccTTTGAATCcaacaaaaaaaatgaaaaataaaatgaaagatcttaaaaatttacaagttaataaaaatgatgatatctttaatatgaataaatcaaaaatttttaattcatttaaaCAGGTGGATAATAACAACATAGGAACTAATAAAGTGatagaagaagaaaataatacaagtattaaagaaaatgaaaatataaaatttcCAAGAATACAAAATATGAATACTATGATAGATAAAGAAGATAATCCATTTTATAATgttatgaataataatatagattTAGAAAAgtttaaaaattttaataataattttataaattatataggagatataagaaataattttaatgatTCTTTATGTACAGCTAATAGAAATAGAGTTAATAGTAGACTTAAAGAAATAGCTGTTGGTAAATCTACAAaggaatataaaaattatgttaAACTAGTTAAATATGAAGATAGATTAGAAGATGATCCAGCTACACCTAACGCATATGAAGATATAACCAATGCCAAATTTCAAGCcaaatataatttatggagaaaaaaattacataaaTTTGACTCCCTAAATTGA
- a CDS encoding putative cytochrome c oxidase subunit 5B, which translates to MLWNKVLHNITEKQLSVFGKRYMTSFYRKGNYNIVSYVNKNIFLKKYNEHKRTYLHFARTLPEDYELPLDTFPENIHEILKKDKKSLDFIQSYWYWKIRSESNLLNYEKLIKKSYKQLAIDMGMQIANPDNEHMLALLEYYEYLKSSPFVGPFGTIENPVLVPSVHVERVVCCTGGTGENEHVPLFFRCREGFLYRCGECDQIFMHVRVLYSLDDGNDPFPNDPDVDDVFDLNLIEENMHLYNDDQYVRWPTGNVTYRQMFLEGKWGNQKPNT; encoded by the exons atgttgTGGAATAAAGTGTTGCATAATATTACAGAGAAACAGTTGAGTGTGTTTGGAAAGAGATACATGACATCATTTTACCGAAAAGGAAATTATAACATTGTGTcatatgtaaataaaaatatttttttaaaaaaatataatgaacATAAAAGGACTTACTTACATTTTGCTCGTACATTACCAGAAGATTATGAATTACCTTTAGATACATTCCCAGAAAATATTCATGAAATTTTAAAGAAAGATAAGAAGTCATTGGATTTTATTCAAAGCTATTGGTATTGGAAAATAAGAAGTGAAAgtaatttattaaattatgaaaaattaattaaaaaatcTTACAAACAGCTAGCTATTGATATGGGCATGCAG ATTGCTAACCCAGATAATGAACATATGCTAGCCCTTCTTGAATATTACGAATATCTGAAATCATCTCCATTCGTTGGTCCCTTTGGTACAATAGAAAACCCAGTACTAGTCCCAAGTGTTCATGTAGAAAGAGTTGTTTGTTGCACTGGTGGTACAGGTGAAAATGAACATGTTCCACTTTTTTTTAGATGTAGAGAAGGATTTTTATATCGTTGTGGAGAATGTGATCAAATCTTTATGCATGTTCGTGTGCTCTATTCTTTAGATGATGGTAATGATCCATTCCCAAACGATCCAGATGTTGATGATGTATTTGATTTAAATCTAattgaagaaaatatgcacttatataatgatgatCAATATGTTAGGTGGCCTACAGGTAATGTTACCTATAGACAAATGTTCTTGGAAGGCAAATGGGGAAACCAAAAACCAAACACCTAG
- a CDS encoding phosphatidylserine decarboxylase codes for MRKGKSKSPSSFFSFHKKYLLTGVTILSFIFMFQYKYHEVLTVYEDKTNIQQSSRLFWTRLLFGRTRSRITGKIFNIEIPQSYRLYVYNFFIKYLNINKEEIKYPIESYKSLGDFFSRYIREDTRPIGDLNEYSMVSPCDSEIIDFGELTSNYLDNVKGIKFNIKTFLGSDLIKKYDDDTTTFYYAIFYLSPKKYHHFHAPFNFKYKIRRHISGEVFPIFQGMFKIINNLFDINERVILSGEWKGGHVYYAAISAYNVGNIKIVNDEELLTNNLRTQLSYMGGDIDTKIHDHYKDIEIGDEVGEFKVGSSIIVIFENKKNFKWNVKPNQQISVGQRIGGVDQPKRPQNKFIKIKS; via the coding sequence TATATTGTcgtttatttttatgtttcaatataaatatcatGAAGTATTAACAGTATACGAGGACAAAACGAATATTCAGCAGAGCAGTCGTTTATTTTGGACTCGTTTATTATTTGGAAGGACACGTAGTAGGATAACTGGGAAGATATTTAACATTGAGATACCTCAATCGTATAgattatatgtatataatttttttataaaatatttgaatataaataaagaagagATAAAATATCCTATAGAATCTTATAAATCTTTGGGTGATTTTTTTTCTAGATATATAAGAGAAGATACAAGACCTATAGGAGATTTAAATGAGTATTCTATGGTTAGTCCATGTGATAGTGAAATTATAGATTTTGGTGAGTTGACATCTAATTATTTAGATAATGTGAAAGgtataaaatttaatataaaaaccTTTTTAGGTTCTgatttgataaaaaaatatgatgatgatactactactttttattatgctatattttatttgagtccaaaaaaatatcatcATTTCCATGCTccttttaattttaaatataaaataagaagACATATATCTGGAGAAGTGTTTCCTATATTCCAAGGGATgtttaaaataataaataatctttttgatataaatgaaagAGTTATTTTATCAGGAGAATGGAAAGGAGGACATGTATACTATGCTGCTATAAGTGCATATAATGTTGgtaatattaaaattgtTAATGATGAAGAATTATTAACAAATAATCTAAGAACACAATTAAGTTATATGGGGGGAGATATTGATACTAAAATTCATGATCATTATAAAGACATAGAAATTGGTGATGAAGTTGGTGAATTTAAAGTAGGCTCTTCTATAATTGttatttttgaaaataaaaaaaattttaaatgGAACGTAAAACCGAATCAGCAAATATCGGTAGGTCAAAGAATTGGAGGTGTCGACCAACCAAAACGACCTCAAAATAAGTTTATCAAAATAAAGAgttaa
- a CDS encoding putative dynein light chain: protein MNDTDKFEDEFDIELMEEIGKQTISQFLEKMHYNEEKTNFWVSQILDTTLKELSKLNKPFKYVATCILMEKNGSPLTTSNVCLWDENCDGLCSVQMGNETLDCILCIYAIKT, encoded by the exons ATGAATGATACAGATAAGTTTGAG GACGAATTTGACATTGAACTTATGGAAGAAATAGGAAAACAA ACAATTTCTCAATTTCTTGAAAAAATGCATTATAATGAAGAGAAAACCAATTTTTGGGTATCACAAATTTTGGATACCACATTAAAGGAATTGTCTAAATTAAATAAGCCGTTCAAATATGTTG CTACATGTATTTTGATGGAAAAAAATGGATCTCCTTTAACGACATCAAATGTATGCTTATGGGATGAAAATTGCGACG GGCTTTGTAGTGTTCAAATGGGAAACGAAACATTAGATTGCATTCTTTGCATATATGCTATAAAAACTTAA
- a CDS encoding putative serine/threonine protein phosphatase 4: MNPKDLDKIIDILKKCKLIEEREVRILCSEAKLLLSKEDNVRNVYNPVIICGDIHGQFHDLKELFNIGNELPHVNYIFLGDYVDRGKYSIETFLLLLALKIKYPLHLTLIRGNHESRQISEIYGFYDECLKKYGSINVWKYCTDVFDYLCIGAIIENKYFCIHGGLSPSIEKIDELKKIHRFQEIPRNGALCDIMWSDPNDQQGWTKSPRGAGHLYGYDVVEKFCHINNIHMIARAHQLVMEGYKWSFNKKLVTIWSAPNYCYRCGNIASIMEIDENSFFNFKKFGPSPIDQHDLNNNTTNDLRKFPPVYFS, translated from the coding sequence ATGAACCCTAAGGATTTAGATAAAattattgatatattaaagaagTGTAAGTTGATAGAAGAAAGAGAAGTTCGAATTTTATGTAGTGAAgcaaaattattattatcgAAAGAAGATAACGTACGTAATGTTTATAATCCTGTCATAATATGTGGTGATATACATGGTCAGTTCCATgatttaaaagaattatttaatatagGAAATGAATTACCACATgttaattatatatttttaggTGATTATGTAGATAGAGGCAAATATAGTATAGAAacctttttattattattagctttaaaaataaagtatCCATTACATTTAACATTAATAAGAGGTAATCATGAAAGTAGGCAAATATCTGAGATATATGGATTTTATGATGaatgtttaaaaaaatatggatCAATAAATGTATGGAAATATTGTACAGATGTTTTCGATTATTTATGCATAGGAGCTattattgaaaataaatatttttgtattcATGGAGGATTATCACCATCTATTGAAAAAATAgatgaattaaaaaaaattcatagATTTCAAGAAATACCAAGAAATGGAGCTTTATGTGATATCATGTGGTCTGATCCTAATGATCAACAAGGATGGACGAAAAGTCCTAGAGGTGCTGGACATCTATATGGATATGATGTTGTCGAAAAATTTTGTCATATTAACaatattcatatgattGCTAGAGCACACCAATTAGTTATGGAAGGTTATAAATGGTCCttcaataaaaaattagTAACCATATGGTCAGCTCCAAATTATTGTTATCGTTGTGGTAATATAGCAAGTATCATGGAAATTGATGAAAACtccttttttaattttaagAAATTTGGTCCTTCACCAATCGATCAACATGATCTAAACAATAATACTACAAATGATTTGAGGAAATTTCCTCCAGTGTATTTTTCTTGA